One segment of Geomonas ferrireducens DNA contains the following:
- a CDS encoding chemotaxis protein CheA, with the protein MAIDCEDQELLDGFLAETTELLEKLDDDLISLEKSPEDADLMNRIFRSIHTVKGASSFLGFDMLVKVTHKTEDVLNRLRKVELRLNSEIMDVILEAVDLVKTLVADIKAGEIVERDLEGTIAKLIPYLSENAVEATVLAPVFAPKEESAPAAASAAPSPAAESESASEPEPAAAEPQQAPPQPAAPQQAAPPPQPKPQPVKETPKPAPPKGGEDLADNSTVRVDVKRLDDLMNQVGELVLERNRMIQLYSDFQTGLDPTGFGDDFGKLSKRLNFVTSELQMQVLKMRMLPVEKVFKKFPRIVRNLARDLGKEVDLIIYGEETELDRSVVDEIGDPLIHLIRNALDHGLETPDERLAAGKGRTGTVVLSAAHEGNQIVISIKDDGRGINPDRIARKAIDKGLVSEEQVAAMGTREILDLIFLPGFSTKEQTTDLSGRGVGMDVVRTNIRKLNGIIEIKNELGHGSEFILKLPLTLAIIQSLLVEVEGEVYSIPLASVIETMRVSKKEFHMIGGQEVLKLRDSVLPLLRLQQAFGVSEVYSERDTCYVVIVGVAEKRIGLIVTRLLGQQEVAIKSLGKFLANLPGIGGSTIMGDGRVALIVDPMGLVGGGAA; encoded by the coding sequence ATGGCCATAGATTGCGAAGATCAGGAGCTACTTGACGGTTTCCTAGCCGAAACCACCGAACTCCTGGAAAAACTAGACGACGACCTGATCTCCCTGGAGAAGAGCCCGGAAGACGCGGACCTGATGAACCGGATCTTCCGCTCCATCCACACCGTCAAGGGGGCCTCCAGCTTCCTCGGCTTCGACATGCTCGTCAAGGTCACCCACAAGACCGAGGACGTCCTGAACCGCCTGCGTAAGGTCGAGCTCAGGCTTAACTCGGAGATCATGGACGTGATCCTCGAGGCGGTCGACCTTGTGAAGACACTCGTGGCCGACATAAAGGCGGGCGAGATCGTCGAGCGGGACCTCGAGGGGACCATCGCGAAGCTGATCCCGTATCTCTCCGAGAACGCGGTCGAGGCGACCGTACTCGCCCCGGTGTTCGCGCCCAAGGAAGAGAGCGCACCGGCCGCAGCCAGCGCAGCCCCCTCCCCTGCTGCCGAGTCGGAGTCTGCGAGCGAGCCCGAACCCGCCGCGGCGGAGCCTCAACAGGCGCCCCCCCAGCCGGCAGCTCCGCAGCAGGCGGCTCCTCCGCCCCAGCCCAAGCCGCAGCCGGTCAAGGAAACGCCCAAACCCGCCCCTCCCAAGGGGGGCGAGGATCTTGCCGACAACTCCACGGTCAGGGTCGACGTGAAACGCCTCGACGACCTGATGAACCAAGTAGGCGAGCTGGTGCTGGAAAGAAACCGCATGATCCAGCTCTACAGCGACTTCCAGACCGGCCTGGACCCCACCGGCTTCGGGGACGATTTCGGGAAGCTCTCGAAAAGGCTCAACTTCGTCACCTCGGAACTGCAGATGCAGGTCCTCAAGATGCGCATGCTCCCGGTTGAGAAGGTCTTCAAGAAGTTCCCGCGCATCGTCAGGAACCTCGCCCGCGACCTCGGCAAGGAAGTGGACCTCATCATCTACGGTGAGGAGACCGAACTGGATCGCTCCGTCGTCGACGAGATCGGCGATCCGCTCATCCACCTGATTCGTAACGCGCTGGACCACGGTCTGGAGACTCCCGACGAACGCCTCGCCGCCGGCAAGGGACGCACCGGCACCGTCGTGCTCTCCGCCGCCCACGAGGGAAACCAGATCGTCATCAGCATCAAGGACGACGGCCGCGGCATCAACCCCGACAGGATTGCGAGAAAAGCTATCGACAAAGGGCTCGTCAGCGAAGAGCAGGTGGCCGCCATGGGGACCCGCGAGATCCTCGACCTCATCTTCCTCCCCGGCTTCTCCACCAAGGAGCAGACGACCGACCTCTCAGGGCGCGGCGTCGGCATGGACGTGGTGAGGACCAACATCAGGAAGCTGAACGGCATCATCGAAATCAAGAACGAGCTCGGCCACGGCAGCGAGTTCATCCTGAAGCTGCCGCTCACCCTGGCCATCATCCAGTCGCTTCTGGTCGAGGTCGAGGGCGAGGTCTACTCGATTCCGCTCGCCTCGGTCATCGAGACCATGCGGGTGAGCAAGAAGGAATTCCACATGATCGGCGGCCAGGAGGTGCTCAAACTCAGGGACTCGGTGCTACCGCTTCTGCGCCTGCAGCAGGCCTTCGGCGTCAGCGAAGTCTACTCGGAGCGCGACACCTGCTACGTGGTCATCGTCGGCGTCGCCGAAAAGAGAATCGGCCTGATCGTGACCAGGCTCCTGGGACAGCAGGAGGTCGCCATCAAGTCGCTGGGCAAGTTCCTGGCCAACCTCCCGGGGATCGGCGGTTCGACCATCATGGGAGACGGCAGGGTGGCACTGATCGTGGACCCGATGGGTCTGGTCGGAGGCGGGGCAGCCTGA
- a CDS encoding CheR family methyltransferase yields MALDMKPFDAKSAPKISDKDFEQLRDYIYNVCGIYFHSSKKYFLESRLARRMEGTGCKTHADYYQFVRSPATGRSELSKLLDEITTNETCFFRNMPQLNALENKFLPEIVAAKGKIGFKKLRIWSAGSSSGEEAYTMAMILLEKRQTLLKDWIIEIVGTDINETVLAQAREGVYNSYSVRNTPDYYLKKYFKEEVPGRFVLSPEVKKLATFSQLNLYDDNKMLFMKSFDFIFCANVLIYFDTSSKSKVVQHFYNNLQPYGYFFVGQSESLHGVNDKFKTVHFPGGFTYNK; encoded by the coding sequence ATGGCCTTAGACATGAAACCATTTGACGCGAAGAGCGCCCCGAAGATTTCCGACAAGGATTTCGAACAGCTTCGGGACTACATATACAACGTCTGCGGCATCTACTTCCACAGCAGCAAGAAGTATTTCCTGGAAAGCAGGCTGGCGCGCAGGATGGAAGGAACCGGCTGCAAGACGCACGCGGACTACTACCAGTTCGTGCGCAGCCCGGCCACCGGCCGCAGCGAGCTCTCGAAACTCCTCGATGAGATCACCACCAACGAGACCTGCTTCTTCAGGAACATGCCCCAGTTGAACGCGCTGGAGAACAAGTTCCTCCCGGAGATCGTCGCGGCCAAGGGAAAGATCGGCTTCAAGAAGCTGCGCATCTGGAGCGCCGGTTCATCCTCCGGGGAGGAGGCCTACACCATGGCGATGATCCTCCTCGAAAAGCGGCAGACCCTCCTGAAGGACTGGATCATCGAGATCGTCGGGACCGACATCAACGAGACGGTGCTGGCCCAAGCGCGCGAAGGGGTCTACAACAGCTACTCGGTGCGCAACACCCCGGACTACTACCTGAAGAAGTACTTCAAGGAGGAGGTTCCCGGGAGGTTCGTACTCTCACCCGAGGTGAAGAAACTGGCGACCTTCAGCCAGCTGAACCTCTACGACGACAACAAGATGCTCTTCATGAAGAGCTTCGACTTCATCTTCTGCGCCAACGTGCTGATCTACTTCGACACCTCGTCGAAGAGCAAGGTGGTGCAGCATTTCTACAACAACCTGCAGCCGTATGGCTACTTCTTCGTGGGGCAGTCCGAGTCGCTGCACGGGGTGAACGACAAATTCAAGACCGTACACTTCCCCGGCGGGTTCACCTACAACAAGTGA
- a CDS encoding HDOD domain-containing protein — MDKKAMMQTAQEMVESFVDLPTIPHVATRVIELLDRPGVELDEVADMILADQVLAARVIKMVNSPLYKPANEIKSVKRALIYLGFRHIRELAFTCSFVDVFEGRDGIFDVRSFWEHSFGVGVVAKIIAQRVRYPDTEKAYLVGIVHDIGEVFLSFYRKDAFRALLDSVKGQPFRLVDKEAEYLGTSHSEIGYCIAKKWNFPADYCEVIALHHAPEDATIDPTLCAIVNLADLFCSVRQLDYGGTSWVSFNLAEEKAWAILRAYAPSLVDLDVERFCYELDDRVPEIQDMVKSIFQGIGASEPS, encoded by the coding sequence ATGGATAAAAAAGCCATGATGCAGACCGCCCAGGAGATGGTCGAGAGTTTCGTAGACCTCCCCACCATCCCGCACGTGGCCACCCGGGTGATCGAGCTCCTGGACCGCCCCGGTGTCGAGCTGGACGAGGTGGCCGACATGATCCTGGCCGACCAGGTCCTCGCGGCACGAGTCATCAAGATGGTGAACTCCCCGCTCTACAAACCGGCGAACGAGATCAAGTCCGTCAAGAGGGCGCTCATCTACCTGGGTTTCCGGCACATCCGCGAGCTCGCCTTCACCTGCTCCTTCGTCGACGTCTTCGAAGGGAGGGACGGCATCTTCGACGTGCGCTCCTTCTGGGAGCACTCCTTCGGCGTGGGGGTCGTCGCCAAGATCATCGCCCAGCGGGTGCGCTATCCTGACACCGAAAAGGCCTATCTCGTCGGCATCGTGCACGATATCGGGGAAGTCTTCCTCTCCTTCTACCGCAAGGACGCCTTCCGCGCCCTCCTTGACTCCGTGAAGGGGCAGCCCTTCCGGCTGGTGGACAAGGAGGCGGAGTACCTCGGCACCTCGCACAGCGAGATCGGCTACTGCATCGCTAAAAAATGGAACTTCCCGGCCGACTACTGCGAAGTGATCGCGCTGCACCACGCACCGGAAGACGCGACCATCGACCCGACGCTCTGCGCCATCGTCAACCTTGCCGACCTCTTCTGCTCGGTGCGCCAGCTCGATTACGGCGGGACCTCCTGGGTCTCCTTCAACCTCGCCGAGGAGAAGGCCTGGGCCATCCTCAGGGCGTACGCCCCGAGCCTCGTCGATCTTGACGTCGAACGTTTCTGCTACGAACTCGACGATCGCGTCCCGGAAATCCAGGACATGGTCAAGTCGATTTTCCAGGGGATAGGAGCCTCAGAACCGTCATGA
- a CDS encoding protein-glutamate methylesterase/protein-glutamine glutaminase encodes MMPAMPKKLRVLIVDDSSFMRMAIRGILSKAPGVEIVGIAADGMEGVDKALALKPDLITMDVEMPRMDGIAALKQIMAKQPTRVIMVSTLTCEGARSTFEALEAGAFDYVPKNVSDCKDAQAVFQKALLEKVQEASVSSIPRRPGTGLLQRVAPAPSVRPSQFAHRRIGCVGIGASTGGPVALQEVISRIPVNFPHGIVVAIHMPKAFTGPYAERLNAKCSLTVKEAADGDIVKGGQVLVAPGGMHTTLVKQGSNIVVKTSPTSEFPQYIYIPSVDQMITSLADASNGAMLGVILTGMGNDGFKGMKHLKEKGGLTLVQNEATSTIYGMPRACIDGKVADVVLPLDQIGFEIGKIG; translated from the coding sequence ATGATGCCCGCAATGCCGAAAAAACTCAGGGTGCTGATCGTCGACGATTCCTCCTTCATGCGCATGGCGATCCGGGGCATCCTCTCCAAGGCCCCAGGCGTCGAGATCGTCGGCATCGCTGCGGACGGCATGGAAGGGGTCGACAAGGCCCTCGCCCTAAAACCCGACCTCATCACCATGGACGTGGAGATGCCCCGCATGGACGGCATCGCCGCGCTCAAACAGATCATGGCGAAGCAGCCCACCCGGGTGATCATGGTCTCCACCCTGACCTGCGAGGGGGCCCGTTCCACCTTCGAGGCGCTCGAGGCTGGCGCCTTCGACTACGTCCCCAAGAACGTCAGCGACTGCAAGGATGCCCAGGCCGTTTTCCAAAAGGCGCTCCTCGAAAAGGTCCAGGAGGCGTCGGTCAGCAGCATCCCGAGACGCCCCGGCACCGGACTCTTGCAACGCGTTGCGCCTGCGCCCTCGGTGCGCCCCTCCCAATTCGCCCATCGGCGCATCGGCTGCGTCGGCATCGGCGCCTCCACCGGCGGCCCGGTCGCACTCCAGGAGGTCATCTCCCGCATCCCGGTAAACTTCCCGCACGGCATCGTCGTCGCCATCCACATGCCCAAGGCCTTCACCGGCCCCTACGCCGAGCGTTTGAACGCCAAGTGCTCCCTCACCGTCAAGGAGGCTGCCGACGGGGATATCGTCAAGGGTGGACAGGTGCTGGTCGCGCCGGGCGGCATGCACACCACGCTGGTCAAACAGGGGAGCAACATCGTGGTGAAGACCTCGCCGACGAGCGAGTTCCCGCAGTACATCTACATCCCTTCGGTGGACCAGATGATCACCTCGCTCGCCGACGCAAGCAACGGCGCGATGCTAGGTGTGATCCTGACCGGGATGGGGAACGACGGCTTCAAGGGGATGAAACATCTGAAGGAAAAAGGCGGGCTGACCCTGGTGCAGAACGAGGCGACTTCGACGATCTACGGCATGCCGCGCGCATGCATCGACGGGAAAGTGGCCGACGTGGTGCTTCCGCTGGATCAGATCGGTTTCGAGATCGGCAAGATAGGTTAG
- a CDS encoding DMT family transporter produces MLGTEGRGNRVGRLRLRHTAEGAERMSGTLKSVYLKLVLTTFFWGGTFVAARLAVREAPPFFAASSRFAIAALCLVALTVWNARREKRSFPAPKTFREFALLFSLGLTGIFCYNAVFFTGLKLTTATSGALIVAINPLLTAVLSALWLRERVSPTQAAGLLISLLGVSIVISKGSFAVIANFAFNKGDLIMLGAPLCWALYSILGKKALGAFTPLAATAYAALFGTLLLVPAAVVEHLLLGGPWPSFSLVGWLAILQLALLGTVIGFVWWYQGVGLIGASRAAVFVNLVPFFGALQAAWLLGEKVVLPQLFGGMLVVAGVYWGGRVKGKKEGKPVARAIEAVEAGQGS; encoded by the coding sequence ATGCTTGGAACGGAAGGGCGCGGCAACCGGGTGGGGCGGCTTCGGCTGCGCCACACCGCAGAAGGGGCAGAGAGGATGAGCGGTACTTTGAAGTCGGTGTATCTGAAGCTTGTGCTCACGACATTTTTCTGGGGGGGGACCTTCGTGGCGGCGCGCCTTGCGGTCCGTGAGGCACCCCCATTCTTCGCGGCAAGCAGCCGCTTCGCCATCGCGGCACTTTGCCTGGTGGCTCTCACCGTCTGGAACGCGCGCAGGGAGAAGCGCAGCTTTCCCGCTCCGAAAACCTTCCGGGAGTTCGCGCTCCTGTTCAGCCTGGGGCTCACAGGCATCTTCTGCTACAACGCGGTCTTTTTCACCGGCCTGAAACTCACCACGGCGACAAGCGGAGCGCTCATCGTCGCCATCAACCCGCTCTTGACCGCGGTGCTTTCGGCGCTCTGGCTCCGGGAGCGGGTGAGCCCGACTCAGGCAGCGGGACTTCTCATCTCCCTCCTCGGCGTATCCATCGTCATTTCGAAAGGCTCCTTCGCGGTGATCGCCAACTTCGCCTTCAACAAGGGGGACCTCATCATGCTCGGGGCTCCTCTTTGCTGGGCGCTCTACTCCATCCTCGGGAAAAAGGCGCTCGGCGCCTTCACGCCACTCGCGGCGACGGCTTACGCCGCTCTCTTCGGAACGCTCCTTCTGGTGCCCGCGGCCGTGGTGGAACATCTGCTGCTGGGCGGACCGTGGCCGTCTTTTTCCTTGGTCGGCTGGCTTGCCATCCTGCAGCTGGCCCTACTCGGTACGGTAATAGGATTCGTCTGGTGGTACCAGGGGGTGGGACTGATCGGCGCCTCAAGGGCTGCGGTGTTCGTGAACCTCGTGCCTTTCTTCGGGGCACTGCAGGCCGCGTGGCTCTTAGGCGAGAAGGTGGTGCTGCCGCAGCTTTTCGGCGGGATGCTGGTGGTGGCCGGCGTCTATTGGGGCGGGCGCGTCAAGGGGAAGAAAGAGGGTAAGCCTGTTGCGCGTGCGATCGAGGCTGTAGAAGCGGGGCAGGGCTCCTGA
- a CDS encoding retropepsin-like aspartic protease family protein: MDIEHLCAGIKERVALEMREGGDAASRQELLLAVLADIGKVVLPELGKALEPNERRRVQDAVLELFGVVAMPVVRTGDQRGVEVLASLAAECPDPLIEKKLTAYAKELSGKAVLHQERRLAKALKFVGGATLALGLALAGGYLFLPEATPPTPRTAVAQAEVPQENAQRQGQGGAQGAAPFQGGEQEPDGGKRSAVETVAPRAEKQSTGAATALTGEGITRVRVVDNQVLVPVTVWQGGVSVRLELVLDTGATRTALHETVATRLPIDLPSARTALAELADGRMVRSRIVKIDALTVGPNTHGPMEVELISYGGATGMHDGLLGMDFLRRHRYQIDMEHETLRWF, from the coding sequence ATGGATATCGAGCATCTGTGCGCGGGGATAAAGGAAAGAGTCGCCCTCGAGATGCGGGAGGGGGGGGACGCAGCGAGCAGGCAGGAGCTGCTCCTTGCCGTCCTGGCCGACATCGGAAAGGTGGTGCTCCCGGAACTGGGGAAGGCGCTGGAGCCAAATGAGCGACGCCGGGTGCAGGACGCGGTGCTCGAGCTGTTTGGCGTCGTGGCGATGCCGGTGGTGAGAACCGGGGACCAGCGGGGTGTCGAGGTGCTCGCCTCCCTTGCGGCGGAATGCCCTGATCCCCTGATCGAGAAAAAGCTCACCGCCTATGCGAAGGAGCTGTCGGGGAAGGCGGTCTTGCACCAGGAGCGGAGGCTTGCGAAAGCCTTGAAGTTCGTCGGCGGTGCGACGCTGGCACTTGGTCTTGCGCTGGCGGGGGGATACCTGTTCCTGCCGGAGGCGACACCGCCCACGCCGCGCACCGCTGTCGCGCAGGCGGAAGTCCCGCAGGAGAATGCGCAGCGGCAAGGGCAGGGGGGCGCGCAAGGGGCGGCTCCTTTCCAGGGGGGGGAGCAGGAGCCCGACGGGGGAAAAAGGAGCGCAGTCGAGACGGTAGCCCCACGTGCGGAAAAGCAGTCCACCGGAGCAGCAACGGCTTTAACCGGTGAAGGAATCACCCGAGTTCGCGTGGTCGATAACCAGGTTCTCGTCCCGGTCACGGTGTGGCAAGGCGGGGTCTCGGTACGGCTTGAGCTCGTGCTGGATACCGGTGCTACACGGACGGCGCTGCACGAAACAGTTGCCACCAGGCTCCCTATTGATTTACCCTCTGCGAGGACTGCGCTGGCGGAGCTTGCCGACGGCCGCATGGTCCGCTCGAGGATCGTTAAGATCGACGCTCTGACTGTGGGGCCCAACACGCACGGCCCGATGGAGGTGGAACTCATCTCCTACGGTGGTGCGACCGGAATGCACGACGGCCTGCTCGGCATGGACTTCTTGCGCAGGCACCGCTACCAGATCGACATGGAACACGAAACGCTCCGCTGGTTCTGA
- a CDS encoding MATE family efflux transporter, whose amino-acid sequence MHDPGYDLLKNPIPALIRKIALPTSVGYFFNTMFNVVDTFYGGRISTDALAALSLSFPVFFLIIAIGAGISTGATALIGHALGAGDREGARHLSGQTVSFGLVHGLLLALVGLALAPLLFDLLGAKGVVKDLALQYMNCIFTGSIFFLVNYVLNAILNSTGDSRSFRNYLVLGFFLNLALDPWFMYGGFGIPAMGLPGIAWATVLVQAIGNAYMLVRVKRAGMLSHFRFRELLPDRHAYFMLAKQGFPSSLNMMTVAIGIFVITWFVGRFGSDAVAAYGIATRIEQIALLPVMGMNVATLALVAQNSGARQYERVVLTIRTALRVGIILMTFGTAAVYLFAGPLMRIFSKDPKVVAIGVGYLHVESFVFIAYVILYTSVSVLQGLKRPVFPLVIGLARQIIFPIPVFYLLADMLGLGLHGIWWGILLVTWGAALVIMGYVVRLAASMDGENLELQKADAPGE is encoded by the coding sequence ATGCATGACCCCGGCTACGACCTGCTGAAAAACCCGATCCCGGCGCTGATCCGCAAGATCGCCCTGCCGACGAGCGTCGGCTATTTCTTCAACACCATGTTCAACGTGGTGGACACCTTTTACGGCGGACGGATTTCAACCGACGCCCTTGCGGCGCTCTCTCTTTCCTTTCCCGTCTTCTTTCTGATCATCGCCATAGGAGCCGGTATATCCACCGGGGCCACCGCCCTCATCGGCCACGCCCTCGGTGCTGGAGACCGGGAAGGTGCGCGCCACCTCTCCGGCCAGACTGTCTCTTTCGGCCTCGTGCACGGTCTGCTCCTTGCCCTGGTAGGCCTTGCCTTGGCGCCCCTGCTCTTCGACCTGCTGGGCGCGAAGGGGGTCGTCAAGGACCTAGCACTTCAGTACATGAACTGCATCTTCACCGGCAGCATCTTCTTCCTGGTGAACTACGTCCTGAACGCGATCCTGAACTCCACCGGGGACAGCCGCAGTTTCCGCAACTACCTCGTGCTCGGATTCTTCCTGAACCTGGCTCTGGATCCATGGTTCATGTACGGCGGCTTCGGCATCCCGGCCATGGGACTCCCCGGCATCGCGTGGGCCACGGTGCTGGTGCAGGCGATCGGCAACGCCTACATGCTGGTGCGGGTGAAACGTGCCGGTATGCTCTCCCACTTCCGGTTTCGCGAACTGCTACCGGACCGTCACGCCTATTTCATGCTGGCGAAGCAGGGGTTCCCCTCCAGCCTCAACATGATGACCGTGGCCATCGGTATCTTCGTGATCACCTGGTTCGTGGGACGCTTCGGCTCCGACGCTGTCGCCGCCTACGGGATCGCGACGCGCATAGAGCAGATCGCCCTTCTCCCGGTGATGGGGATGAACGTGGCGACGCTGGCCCTTGTCGCCCAGAACAGCGGCGCACGGCAGTATGAGCGCGTGGTGCTGACCATACGGACTGCGCTGCGCGTCGGCATCATCCTCATGACTTTCGGCACCGCGGCCGTCTACCTCTTTGCCGGACCGCTGATGCGGATCTTCAGCAAGGACCCGAAGGTAGTGGCCATCGGGGTCGGTTACCTGCATGTAGAGTCCTTTGTCTTCATCGCCTACGTGATCCTCTACACGAGCGTTTCCGTGCTGCAGGGGCTGAAGCGCCCGGTTTTCCCGCTCGTTATCGGACTCGCCCGGCAGATCATCTTCCCGATCCCGGTCTTCTACCTATTGGCGGATATGCTCGGCCTTGGGCTACACGGTATCTGGTGGGGCATCCTGCTTGTCACCTGGGGAGCGGCGCTGGTAATCATGGGGTACGTTGTGCGCCTGGCCGCATCCATGGACGGCGAAAACCTGGAACTGCAGAAGGCTGACGCGCCGGGAGAGTGA
- a CDS encoding F0F1 ATP synthase subunit epsilon encodes MAEKLKVELVTPYKKVLSEEVDEITATGALGEFGVLPGHAPFLTSLKIGELAYKKDGVLHHLALNWGYFEVENDQVTVLVETAERADEIDLERAKAALGRAETELKSLTSDDKNFRIYQAALERALIRVQVAGKAGGR; translated from the coding sequence ATGGCTGAAAAACTGAAGGTTGAACTGGTAACCCCGTACAAGAAGGTCCTCTCCGAAGAGGTCGACGAGATCACCGCGACCGGTGCTCTTGGCGAGTTCGGTGTCCTTCCGGGCCACGCCCCGTTCCTCACCTCGTTGAAGATCGGCGAGCTGGCCTACAAAAAGGACGGTGTGCTGCACCATCTGGCGCTCAACTGGGGCTACTTCGAAGTGGAGAACGACCAGGTGACCGTGCTGGTCGAGACCGCCGAGCGTGCCGACGAGATTGACCTTGAGCGTGCAAAGGCCGCTCTTGGCCGCGCCGAGACCGAGCTTAAGTCGCTCACCTCGGACGACAAGAACTTCCGCATCTACCAGGCCGCCCTCGAGCGCGCCCTGATCAGGGTGCAGGTGGCCGGCAAGGCGGGCGGGCGTTAA
- the atpD gene encoding F0F1 ATP synthase subunit beta, with protein sequence MSQNFGKISQVIGAVIDVEFEPGKLPPIYQALRVTNPAIDDQEFNLVLEVAQHLGENAVRTIAMDGTDGLVRGQQVLDTGKQISVPVGKKTLGRILNVIGEPVDEMGPVGNEKEYGIHREAPLFVNQSTKVEAFTTGIKVVDLLAPYARGGKIGLFGGAGVGKTVLIMELINNIAKQHGGFSVFAGVGERTREGNDLWMEMKESGVLDKAALVYGQMNEPPGARARVALSALSIAEYFRDEEGQDVLLFVDNIFRFTQAGSEVSALLGRIPSAVGYQPTLATEMGELQERITSTNKGSITSVQAIYVPADDLTDPAPATAFAHLDATTVLSRQIAELGIYPAVDPLDSTSRILDPQVIGDEHYGVARQVQYVLQKYKDLQDIIAILGMDELSEEDKLVVARARKIQKFLSQPFHVAEAFTGSPGKYVELKDTIKGFQEIIAGKHDDLPEQAFYMVGTIEEAIEKAQKLAV encoded by the coding sequence ATGAGTCAGAACTTCGGAAAAATTTCGCAGGTCATCGGCGCAGTTATCGACGTCGAATTCGAGCCGGGCAAGCTCCCCCCGATCTACCAGGCTCTCAGGGTAACCAACCCCGCGATCGACGATCAGGAGTTCAACCTGGTTCTCGAGGTCGCACAGCACCTGGGCGAGAACGCCGTCAGGACCATCGCAATGGACGGTACCGACGGTCTGGTTCGTGGCCAGCAGGTCCTTGACACCGGCAAGCAGATCTCCGTGCCGGTCGGCAAGAAGACCCTGGGCCGCATCCTCAACGTCATCGGCGAGCCGGTTGACGAGATGGGTCCGGTAGGCAACGAGAAAGAGTACGGCATCCACCGCGAGGCTCCGCTCTTCGTGAACCAGTCGACCAAGGTCGAGGCGTTCACCACCGGCATCAAGGTCGTCGACCTGCTCGCACCGTACGCAAGGGGCGGTAAGATCGGCCTCTTCGGCGGCGCAGGCGTCGGCAAGACCGTTCTCATCATGGAGCTCATCAACAACATCGCCAAGCAGCACGGCGGTTTCTCCGTCTTCGCCGGCGTCGGCGAGCGTACCCGTGAAGGGAACGACCTCTGGATGGAAATGAAGGAGTCCGGCGTTCTCGACAAGGCCGCTCTCGTGTACGGCCAGATGAACGAGCCTCCGGGGGCACGTGCCCGCGTTGCTCTCTCCGCGCTCTCCATCGCAGAGTACTTCCGTGACGAGGAAGGCCAGGACGTGCTCCTCTTCGTTGACAACATCTTCCGCTTCACCCAGGCGGGTTCCGAGGTTTCGGCGCTTCTCGGCCGTATCCCTTCCGCCGTTGGTTACCAGCCGACCCTGGCAACCGAGATGGGCGAGCTGCAGGAGCGCATCACCTCGACCAACAAGGGTTCCATCACCTCGGTTCAGGCGATCTACGTACCGGCCGACGACTTGACCGACCCGGCTCCGGCAACCGCCTTCGCCCACCTCGACGCGACCACGGTTCTTTCCCGTCAGATCGCCGAGCTCGGCATCTACCCGGCGGTGGACCCGCTCGACTCGACCTCCAGGATCCTCGATCCGCAGGTCATCGGCGATGAGCACTACGGTGTAGCCCGTCAGGTTCAGTACGTACTCCAGAAGTACAAGGACCTCCAGGACATCATCGCGATTCTCGGTATGGATGAGCTTTCCGAAGAGGACAAGCTGGTCGTTGCCCGCGCCCGTAAGATCCAGAAGTTCCTCTCCCAGCCGTTCCACGTTGCAGAGGCCTTCACCGGTTCCCCGGGCAAGTACGTCGAGCTGAAAGACACCATCAAGGGCTTCCAGGAAATCATCGCCGGCAAGCACGACGACCTCCCGGAGCAGGCCTTCTACATGGTCGGCACCATCGAGGAAGCGATCGAGAAAGCTCAGAAGCTCGCGGTGTAA